The Henckelia pumila isolate YLH828 unplaced genomic scaffold, ASM3356847v2 CTG_298:::fragment_3, whole genome shotgun sequence genomic interval ATGAGAAGGAAATTACAGAGAGCAGATGTAAAAACAAAACGAACCTCTTAAGCCCAAAAATGCATAAACCACCAAGAAAACGAACAGAAAAACAGAAAATACCACCGAATTAAGCAAAAACATAGCGCGCGGGATAAGGgggcaaaaaaaaaagagagcaGAATAGAACCTGAAGTCCAGCGCGAGAGGAGCGAGAGATGGGCTTCTTTTTGTCCTTGTCTTTGTCCTTTGACGCTGGGGTTTTCCCCGTCAACAGACCCTTTGCCCCTTTCCCAGACATCCTTCAGAtccacaaaatttcaagatttAACAAAGAAAATTGAATTTCAGAGAAGGAGAAGACGAAGACGGGGAAGAAGAGAAGAGCTCTCTTTCTCGGTCTACGAATCGGGATTTTGGATATTGTAGGGACCGTGTCCATACATATAAAATAACAAGTAACATACACGGGCTTATGATATGGGCCATGCAACTAACTTAGTTAGTGGGCTTGATTAATGGGTCGAGGAGTTTGGAAGATATGGCCCAACTGAGTGCTCCAAAACTCGTTCCATTTACACAAGCTGAATTGCAATCAGCTGCAGAGATTTCTAGACGCAGAGGAGAAATGTTGTCCGCCCTCTCCAAATGGCTTGTCGACCCCAGGCGCAACCCCCTCGCCTCTATGCACATGAAAGCCATCTCTAATCGCCTCCGGAAATTTGGTACTGTTAAGATTTACTTGTGCTTGTgcgattttaattttttttttaattttggtagTTTTGTGGATTTTTTTCAATTTGTTTGGTGATGTTTGAATTAGGTCTACGATACGATGATTTGTACGATCCGATGTTCGATCTGGATATAAAGGAGGCGCTAAAGCGGCTGCCGAGAGAGATCGTTGATGCGAGAAATCAGCGCCTGAAGCGAGCGATAGACCTTTCCATGAAGCACGACGAACTTCCTGAAGAACTTCAGGTGAATATTCAGCTTAGTATTTGTTTATTTCACCTTAACGACTGCGAATGAGGTCTGCTCTATTGGTACATATGTTTGGATTGTCTGAAAGTGAGTAGTTGTTGATTTTGTTTTGACATATTGAATGGATTTGGTagcattttttgtttttggtgaATTCCTTTTTATCTACACTGGTGTATTCTTTAAATTTTGTAATGGAATATGATCGTTGAAGGAAAATGCTATCAACCTAAGCCTATTTTGCCTGGTTGTGTTTGTCTCTCGATTTAGTTTGCTTAAACTGCTATTCTAACAAACACTCTTGTTTGAGAAATTTCAATTCTTGTCGAATCAGTTTTAGAAGGTTTTTATACCTATCACGATTATGTGTACATACCATATTCTTGACAGATTTGAAGCCACAGAAAGTATGCAATTGTCTGAAACTTAGTTGCCTGTTAATTTTTCAACTTACTGTGATAGAGTCTAATGTTGGGTTGTGGAccatttgaaatttgaaataggATTATTCATTATTGACAGATTACTTTTGTAAGTACTTGCTGATT includes:
- the LOC140870941 gene encoding cytochrome b-c1 complex subunit 7 is translated as MLSALSKWLVDPRRNPLASMHMKAISNRLRKFGLRYDDLYDPMFDLDIKEALKRLPREIVDARNQRLKRAIDLSMKHDELPEELQAMQTPYRSYLQEMLTLVKKERAEREALGALPLYQRTLP